GCATGCGTGGTCAGCGCATcctgttttattaaattttttttttcccagacgAAAATGGCTGCCTCTCTCATCTAAACCTCTGCTCAAAGGATTAAATGAGCGCAAAATAGGCAGCAGCACCGGCGCTCCCGACCCGACACGATGCTGCTGGACACCGGGCTGTAGTTTGTGCTGCGGCCTCACGAACATGTTGTGGTTGTCAGAGACGGAAAATGTATACGAGTCGACATTAACCATTTGCTGCCCAACATCCACCAACAAATGAGGTACGAACAATTCATTGTATGTCCTGAGACTAGTTAAGCATTTCCGAGGGGACGTAATTCTATTTAATCTTGTCATGTGTCTGGTTTTTCGCGAACTGTAATTGTAAGTTCACCTCGCTTTGTTTTGAGGTTTCTCATGTTTTGTGTTGCATTGATAAAAGGCCTGTTTTGCTCCATCAAAAGTAAGATATTACAATCGTTCCTATGTGTTTGTAAACGTGCACATGAAGCCTTTCTTTCTGATGTTTATGTCTCTGCCCTCCAACAGAAAATGATGCATCAAGTGACCAGCAGCAACAGTGACTATTGCATGAGTGGCCTGGCAGAGGACTGTCACCCAGCCAGCCACTTTGACTTATGTAGCACGCAGTCCAACAAATTCTACCCCTCTCCCACAAACCCAAGCTTGCAGCTGTCTCTCGCCGGCCTCGCCCCCTTGCCACAGGGCATGCACAAAGCCATGGCGTGCCAAATGCAAGACGCCCAGAACGACTTCCAGGCTCAGGCGGCGAGAATCCGTGGCAGTGAGGCTGCAGGGCCCGATGGCTCCAAAAAGAAGAAGGGCATAGTGAAGTCAGGCCGGAGAGGGAGACCATCAGGCACCACAAAGTCTGCCGGTTACCGTACAAGTACTGGACGGCCGCTCGGAACAACTAGGGCAGCTGGGTTCAAAACCAGCCCGGGGAGGCCCCTTGGTACCACCAAAGCAGCAGGATACAAGGTCAGCCCCGGTAGGCCCCCCGGCAGCATCAAGAGTCTCGCCCGGCTCAAGAAGCTGGAGTTCGGTTGCGACAGCAGCAAGAAACTTGACTTTAGCAACTGCAGTGTTCCCAAGAAACTGGACTTCACTGGCTGTGATGTCCCACCTTTTCCATACACCATGATGGAGAAAAGAGACCTCTGTGAGCCCAGTAGCAAAGTGGACGAGTCCAGAGAATAGTTCTTTTGGTGCATCCGGCCAGAGGACGCTGAGGAAACATTTCTCTCAAGTGTTCTAGGAAGTAACTTTGTCGTGAAGAAATGGCTCTGACTGAGTTTTCACTGTACAGTGTTTGGCATTGTATTCATCTTCTCATATTAAACGACTGAATCAGAAGTATGCTGTTGCGATTGGGCAGAGATGCATGCATCACACCAATAAGTATAGTCAAAAAACGTATTTATCAGTTTGTGGTTCAAACCTCACCGTAGAGTGGATCTTTTTTTCACCCTCTATCATTTTGTTCCTCTGAATAGTGACATGTTCTTATTCTGCTTTGACATTTCTATGGCCGAGTTCTTGTGgaattttatacatttataaaaatgaaattgcAATATTGTTCAAACAGCCGATGAAATCTTTTCCTGAGCATAAACATGTGGATGTGTAATTGTCGTCTGTGTTGTCgaatatggatttttattttatgatattATCCTCTATCATACCTTgggaacatttttttaaatgagctcgAACTGCAAAAACTCGATGCATTATATCCCTTCGAACGCAGTATTTGTTATTTCTGCACTTTGTGAATATAGTTTTTATCATGTATTATATTGCCTGTGTTCGTCCTCAAACTCACTCGATAAGCACTTCCAGATTTACATGTATGTTGTTATGCTTGTTCATTAGGGGGAGAAAAATGACttcatgtaaaagaaaaaaaaaaagctttgtggATCATGTAATAAATGATAGTGAGCTGTATGTgcaaccaaaataaaaaaaatggtctTTTCCACATAACTCTTCTGTCACAGCGTGCAGTTCTCCCTGTAGTCACAAGAGGGCCAGTGTCCcaagaaacaaaacagtcaCCTTGTACTAATACCTTTATCTACCGCCTTTACACCTAATTGCGGTGTATTGACAGTCACACTTCACTTTAAATGCGCGTGTTCAAACGGTGTGGTGGCAGGACTGGTTAGAAACACAAATGCAGGGTGTTGTTCTGCCATTAAACGCTGGCTGATCCACAGGGGGGGTGAATAAGTTACTTCTACTCGGATCTGCCTGGTGTTTTCTGCTCTAAAATACATTGTGGGGATGAAATACGAAACTATGTGAGCTCCTGACAGCAGAGTGTGCTCAGAGGAAAGCTCCTGTCCCGTCAGGTCGGTGTGGAAGGGGCCGGTCTTTGTCTGATGAGCAGGGACCGGCCCGCAGCGGCACCATTGTGTGCGCGCGCCCTGCGTTTGCGCATTTATGCATATGTGCCAATTCGATTGCGCCccagattataataataaaatcgTGTGTGAGTGACAACCACTGGTGTCTTTTCAACCGGAGCAAACCGCGCTCGCCTCCAGCCACACTcagtcctcctctctgctctcttcccGAGCGCCGGGCGGCCTGTTTCCTCGTGTCACGGAGCCAACATGGCGCACGGAGCCTGGTTTGACCGGAGAGGCCGTGTGGCAGCGCGCCTGCTTGCGCGTTGCCGTCATTGTGTGTCCTCCGACGTGTCGCTGCCCATGAAACAATCGGGCCTTCACATGTCAGTCGAGTGAAACCGAGTAGAAAAAAGAAAGCGAAACATCgctggggggagggggggttaaTCAAAATAAGGTCATCCATCTATTTGTGAtcagaaatattattattacaccgAGAAGACTGTTTGAAACTTCACCTGGATGagcgtgcgtgcgcgcgcgcctgtctgtgtgtgtgtgtgtgtgtgcgcgcgtgctcGCAGGGTGAGTGTCACGGCCCTCTGCAGACTGGGGGGTTGGGAGCAGAGCCGATTGGTTGAGCCGCACAACACAGTCAGTCTGGGCTTGTTTTAACATTAACCGGGGGCACTTCGACAGCAGGCtttaaaaaaccaaaacagaggaaaagatgtAGTAAATAAACCGATGTGGCTGCTTAGGGGACCGGGCTGTGGCACCGCTGTGTTAGTGTGGCAGCGTAATGGAGAT
The Hippoglossus stenolepis isolate QCI-W04-F060 chromosome 7, HSTE1.2, whole genome shotgun sequence genome window above contains:
- the si:ch1073-44g3.1 gene encoding UPF0461 protein C5orf24 homolog gives rise to the protein MMHQVTSSNSDYCMSGLAEDCHPASHFDLCSTQSNKFYPSPTNPSLQLSLAGLAPLPQGMHKAMACQMQDAQNDFQAQAARIRGSEAAGPDGSKKKKGIVKSGRRGRPSGTTKSAGYRTSTGRPLGTTRAAGFKTSPGRPLGTTKAAGYKVSPGRPPGSIKSLARLKKLEFGCDSSKKLDFSNCSVPKKLDFTGCDVPPFPYTMMEKRDLCEPSSKVDESRE